One genomic window of Melanotaenia boesemani isolate fMelBoe1 chromosome 20, fMelBoe1.pri, whole genome shotgun sequence includes the following:
- the LOC121631579 gene encoding uncharacterized protein LOC121631579, producing the protein MLVKVRFGEIQKYVKVAQTNEGYEDFNTFLQKVIQKLDLPLETELHLTDESGTDVDADVFEELLRAGNLTVRVTSERSTVLLQPDPSKTSVESSTSVSSFPSAFGDSFSSDSSDATVIFEKNGGRRTHSEWESAKETVRNALQAKPGGQVIFDEYEKTKKLKDSTRRKLVNLLVADMVEIHGRIPPVSVRRKYALGIISLFPSLRDPYSDNGYEHFYDPQSGSGYLAWRLKTVQRNSAAQSRRSSTNTVHQDSPKRRREFLTHDKQLLGDECHEAVSFLKHSTDVSTIKEKMRATFQYRQSLVQDQRSSLTVLDVFPRFLDIPGLIEQDFIQMFGEEVSGRFLARWPTFFKARILADCKNMTSNEHIENLLSMQQDSSGLGKFYSLG; encoded by the exons ATGCTGGTGAAGGTGAGATTTGGAGAAATCCAGAAGTATGTCAAAGTGGCTCAGACCAATGAAGGCTATGAGGACTTCAACACATTTCTTCAGAAAG tcATTCAAAAGCTAGATCTTCCACTAGAGACTGAGTTGCACCTGACAGATGAatcagggacagatgtggatgCAGATGTGTTTGAGGAGCTTTTGCGAGCAGGCAACCTTACTGTTAGAGTGACATCTGAAAGGTCAACAG TTTTACTTCAGCCTGATCCATCGAAGACTTCAGTTGAGTCATCCACTTCAGTCAGTTCATTTCCATCTGCGTTTGGAGACTCCTTTTCCTCTGATTCATCAGATGCAACAGTCATATTTGAGAAAAATGGAGGGAGAAGAACCCATTCTGAATGGGAATCAGCCAAGGAG ACGGTGAGAAATGCTCTTCAAGCCAAACCGGGGGGGCAAGTCATTTTTGATgaatatgaaaaaacaaaaaagttgaaGGATAGCACACGGAGGAAGTTGGTAAATCTTCTTGTGGCTGACATGGTTGAAATTCATGG GAGAATCCCACCAGTCTCTGTCCGAAGGAAAtatgctttgggtatcatctcTCTATTTCCAAGCCTCAGAGATCCATACTCAGACAATGGATAT GAACACTTCTATGACCCACAGAGTGGATCTGGATACCTGGCCTGGAGGTTAAAGACTGTTCAGCGCAACTCTGCAGCTCAGTCCCGGAGATCCTCCACCAACACTGTCCATCAAGATAGTCCGAAGAGAAGGAGGGAGTTTCTCACCCATGATAAGCAGCTGCTCGGTGATGAATGTCATGAAGCAGTATCGTTTTTGAAACATTCAACTGATGTATCAACaatcaaagagaagatgagGGCCACATTTCAGTACCGCCAGTCGCTGGTGCAAGATCAGAGGTCCTCTTTAACGGTCTTGGATGTCTTCCCAAGATTTCTTGACATCCCAGGCTTG ATCGAACAAGATTTCATACAAATGTTTGGAGAGGAAGTGTCTGGAAGATTTTTGGCAAGATGGCCCACATTTTTCAAAGCTAGGATCCTGGCTGACTGCAAGAACATGACTTCCAATGAGCACATTGAGAACCTCTTGTCCATGCAGCAAGACTCCAGTGGTTTGGGTAAGTTTTACTC GCTGGGATAG